ACAATTAtttgtataatattataaaaatattttaataaaatggcaaaaaaacatttgtcgCTTAAAACTGATTCAAAATGAAGCTTggcaaacaaaaatatttctccggttccaaaaaaaataatgaacacGTTTTTGTATGAAATATGACgttgaaaaaaagaacatgacaAAAGGTAGTTGTTTCCTAGAAATGTTCGTAAACAAACAGGTTTGTCGAGCACGCACACTCACCTTATGAATGGAATGGCCATGAAAAACCTGTTGGGGGCGAGTCCAAGTTTAGACTTTGGCGTCATGTCGTTCCTGTGACACGGCAGCTTCTCGATCGGGAACCATTCGATGTTCTGCGAGAGAGTCGTGAGACATTTgaaacagcaacaaacaaaaaacccaaagaaAACGAAATTAGCTCTTACCCTGATCTCCTTCCTGGTTTTGGGGTTGAACTTGGTGTCCTTGGACACTCTGGGTATGATGTAGAGTCTCACCACCTGGTCGGTGATCTTCTGCTCGATGTAAACATCTTTGCCGATGCGATTCTTAATGTCGAAGCCCGTCTCCTCCATCACCTGCAAGACACGCGCGTGTTTCTCAAAATTGCTGCGTTCATTTGGGGTCAAAGGTGACATGGTGAAAGGGTGAAGGAATGTGTCGCTCACCTCGCGCACGGCACAGTCGTGGGGAGCTTCGTCCTCGTTGACTTTTCCCTTTGGGAAACCCCAGCCTGACTTGGCGAGGTAACCCTGAACCAGGAGCGCCTGACGAGGAAAGACAGTTTACACCGATTttcttcttcaatgtgaatattctcggttttctttgctccattaaacaaagaaatcattaaaaactgattaATTTTGGTCGGTGGACAAAAACACTAGTCTGATATACgcttatgttttgtttttttccggtGTTTATCTCAAAATAAATAAGCCCCTGGTCATAGGTCGAGATCACATGACATTGGTGACAGATGTCTCTCTTTATAGCATGTGCTTGAAGCAGTGAAATGATATTTAGGTTTCTCTAATATTTCCAAATATGTGATCCAGTTGATCACATATCCAGATGATATTTGCCACATTGTTGTTAATTGTGTCACTAAAAAGTcagtaaaacttttttttttcatccaaatgttttttttgtttgttttttttagttatttagtcTCCTTAACATTATCTTCCTCTCTAATATTATAAAAACTCAAGCACTGAGATTAACAACGACACAATACGAATAAATTCCATGTTGTTTTCTTGAATGTCCGCGTCAGAATCAGATTTGGCTGCAGCACACTCACGTTCTCCAACGATTCGTCCAGAATGATCGCGCCGTACGTCGGTACACCCATCTTGTACTCCTTCCACTGTTCCAGGACTTTCTGCACATCTTCTCCATGAGGCAACAGAAACGGACAGTGATGGAAAAGTTTATATCCGTCaaggaaaaataataactaaACAAGAAGAAGcttgaaggaggaggaggaggaggagctggggTTAGTGCTGGACAGTAGCAGCTACAGTGACAACAGTGTTCACATCGAAGGATATCAGCTTTGGCGAAGTCTCGTATCCCACAGTGTGGAGCTCCGGGATTGTTCTGCATGCAGAAGTCCAGGTAGAACCAGTGAGCCAGCTCAATCTGGAAGCACACCCGGATGGCGTTGTCTCGCTCCTCACTGGGAATGTGCAGGATGAAGCGACTGGAGGGAGAACGAGAAGAAGAGAATCAGGACTGGATTTACATGTTAGGACAAACGTGTGAGCCAGAAAAGGTTCAGATAAGTCAGTTTCTCTAAAAACCAGAGTCTGTGGGTGAAAGAAAACTACAAATGAcagcaaataataatatttcataattgattaatctgttaactattttctcaattaatccactacttgtttggtccataaaatcagtgttgaaatgatgatgttcaccaatttcttcttttttgtcacaaaccaaaataactCAGTTGAGctcacaacaacaaataacgACCAACATCATTTATCACAAGACTAACACTAACAACAAAAGCCACAGGCGTAGTTTACCCACAACCAAGAGAACAACAGCAACGATAATCTCTGACACTTTCAGACAGCAGCCAGACTAACAacgacaaacaaacatggacacGTATCTAAAAGAGTTAAGACAGTTCATGAGCAGGTAAGCTAACAGCAACGTCTActactgtgtgtataaatgacattgtagttctataaacacgCCATAACTGATTCAAAACGTCCCTGTCTAAAACCTACAACTTCATACAactattatactgtatatctgctcctgtctctacctcaccaaCGCTCCTGTCCCCCCATTTTTCATTTAACCCTAAGCGgtctaggcagatgctgcacatctttggttccatcagtttttttctctgttgggtttcctcttctctctatgaTATTGTTAAGGTTTCTGTCTTATTATGTCTTTCTTGCTTTAATAGCAGCAAGAATCTACAGCCTCACTGGGACAATCAGTCCAGATTTGACAACTCTAGATATAAAGGTTTTTGATCTGGACCTGGTCTAATGTGacctatccatccatctgtcttttttcagaatttatttttccaatatGACAAATACAACTAATTACTTCAGATGCCTAAAATGCACAATGaaagcagtaaattgtgaaataaatggatgatgatgatgatgatatgctGATCAGAGGAGCAAGTTAAGTTCCTCTTAACTTTCCCCTTAACTGCGGAATCGGACGCCGACAACAGCGACCTACAACAGACAGTATATCGGCAGCTAAGCTAACGTTTGTCAtgctatgctaagctaagctaacaacaACGACTACTACTACATTACGGTCCACTTGCAGCTAAGCTAACAACAATCCCTAGCAATTGTGCTAACAACAACCCAAGACATTCGTCACAGCAGCTAagctaacaacaacaataacagactCAGTTTAACAGCAGCTAAGTTAAAGTAATCACCTAAATAAACTCACATCGGCACTTAAACTTCCCCTTAGTTAacgcaaagttgttgtttttaagagtGCGCAGTGAAGTGGCGGTAAAAGAGTTTCGCTATCGTCGTTACCTGCAGAGGTCGTCCAGCATGTCGGACGGTATTTCCAGTCTTTTTGTTTCCATGTTGGTCGAAAACGGAGGGGGGGCAATATACCGGGGAACTTACACCCGCATTTCAGCGATAATCTTCACATCATCCTCACGGTTACATGGTGTAACGACTGCGCTAACACGAGCTAACATCAGCTCATCGCTGCTTCGTTCGTCTTCGTGTTTGCGACTCGTGCTGCGTTCACGTCACATGGAAGGAATGGGAGAATTCAGCTTTTTTCAAACACTCGATCGTCTTTGATTCGTATTATTTTTATCAACTTACAGACACAACATGACGTGAATGtcatgttgaaaaataaatgtctttatatACAATTTCCAGTTTATATAACAACCCGCATGTCAACGAGAATGTTCTATCCCGACGTggatgtattgtattttttacacaACTTTGATGCGAACGAATGACGCATCATTCAACAACACGAAATTAATAATCCAATCACAAAGACTGGGCGTGGCTTCAGGTTGTGTTTACGAAATATTGTTGGTTCAAATGTCTGTCAATCACCCAATAGAGGGAACGACATTAGCAAGAGGTCAACTTTCATTAACGCGGCTTATAAACATTGTTTATATCAATTTAAGTAGGTATTTTACAGAATACGCCGGTTGTTTTGAGCttcagcaaattaaaaaaagtacattttttgtaattaataaatattttttataaaacaatggACATAATACGTAAGACAAACTCCCTGTGCATGTTCATTCACGAAAGCGAGTCTTAATATCAATATTTCTAAAATTAactaattatataatataaaaatatcacgttttttgttaaaaaaaaaagtccatgcagAAGACAATGAGCACTTTAAAATGTCCACTGTGTAAAATTTTGGTTAAACTGAAATTGTATTAACATAAACCCAgaatgtgcttttaaaaaaattatcgAAGCTGAGATAGTAGCTCTAgagaggcggccattttggaccaccatgtttctacagtagcccacaatgaaCCTGTGCGTACTTCTTGTTTGAACCAGTCCAACGTCCTCTACGTAACTCTTCCTATTGAACAGAAACATTGTGATCTTTGTCTGTGTCGgaaaaccacaataaaacaaaaatatacttAAATTAAAAGTTTGTAATTGGTTTTAGAAACACTTGGTTCTTGAATTCATCTTTACACAAAATAGACATCAATAAAGAAAGttgtatgaaaacaaaatatggTGTCTGTAGCCCTGGCAGAGCtttcataaaaacattttattaatacaataaaaatgaggaacatttgcacacatttaataagacacAGTCATCAATACATCAATGTAGAACACAGCAACAATGAAGaacaatatataaaaaacattttcattatggATTATTTCCACACTTCTCTTCGtgtattttcaaattaaaagttacTTGATGTCGATTTAAATATTTCCCTGGCACCTAAAGCTTTTATTAAAGAAATTTAAACAGATGGAACTTGTGTCTTCATAGTTCGTCCACGCCGCGGATCCTCCGTGCCAGCTGAATGTCGCGGGGGAACAGGGTGACCCTCTTGGCGTGGATGGCACACAGGTTGGCGTCTGCGAACAGCTTGACGAGGAAAGCCTCTGCAGCCTGGGTGGGGGCGGGGTTACGTATTAAGGTAAGTATTTTTCCACTGTAAATTAATGGGCAATATGAACATGTAGTTGACGGTGGGGGTTTACCTCCTGCAGGGCGAGCAGAGCATTGAGGTGCCATCGCAGAGTGTCTCTGGAAAAACTTTGACAAACCTCACGAACCTGGaaccacagagaaaaacatcGGACGTTAGGGCTGGGAAATAAATTGGGCTTCCGTAGTTCATAGTGGCGCATCCTTATAACCCCGCCCCTCACCATTTCAACAGGGACTCTAATGGCGAGTTTTCACTTCCACGGCTCGACATTTttgtgcttttccatcagtgacagaacctggtgttttttttttttactacctgctctgacgaggttcagctgagctgataataaaatgtgacgtcagacTGCCGGACACTGATGGGTCAGAGactgtcgtcactgaagagtgcgacgtccgactgtagatcaaagttaaaaagacttaaaaatacttcatataattccaaaatctacttatatttcCAGTCTATTCcagtgtatttagcgacaggcGACCGTTAGCCTGATCGcgaccacgttcagtggtatttcagttcagtgactgttgctcggctcatgcaggaagtactgaacgaagtactgaactaatctttttaatccactgattctaatgattcagttacacccaaaacaactgctttgtgtcacgtagaaaaccacgtcacgacagtttcacgcagctgttgctatgacaactccgcccacgttgaggaggaggagctatgagGTCAGGTCACTATACCTGACACTGATGTTATGAAGGAAGAAGGAAACACCACAAGGGTCAGTCTGGCcagaggccgtttctcaatactcaagtatgtacttgcgtacttgggaagaatatacttgagaagtacgcttggagtacatacttgccaagtacaggagtacacaagTTTGATTCTTCAATTGGAACAGCAgctacttccttgttctactgtttgaattgcgggtggcgccaagtgcttaagcctcatcACCGCCACCTAgtgtgttgataaatgaacatatgaaatactttttatatatatatatatatatatatatatatatatatatatatatatatatatatatatatatatatgtatatatatatatatatatatatatagatatatattactttcaatatttaacttcatttattaatttatttctattaaaatataaagtaCAATGtggaaatagatatattacagcattgtagagtagtgtgtgtgtataaatatatacatatatatgtttatgtacatattatatttaaatacagatacaatgactgtgtgactttaatataaatctaaaataaataaaacattaataatgtacaaactttcaaactgtcaggtcaaaacgtttccattaaaaacaaaataacacgtcaacaacaaatctatggctCACACCAAGCATGTAATGACaaggtaaaaatgggcggagcaagaacacttccgggtttgataaccgtcctcgctgttcgcttattagagaattggaacagaacttggactgaggctgatgacgttttcacaataTCTCACAAGTAcagatattgagaaacggccagtgTGCTTTTACATGCAATGTCATTGAGGGTcaacactgccacctactggtgTAATGAATGAACTGCATCAGAATCTTAATGAGAACACTTTACTAATCCCTGTGTTACATTTGCTCCTTGAGAATTAAAACAACACCAGGGAGGGGAATAAGGATTATTTAATAttcatttctgtgatttttccgctggtttctttgctccataaaacaaagaaatcattcaaactgatacattttggtttgtggacaaaaacaaactagaggtttgacgaacactgatcaatatttttttttaacattttatggtccGAGAAACAAATCGAttaaatcgagaaaataatggaaaaaTTCATCCATCATGAAAATagtggttagttgcagctctagactgaataataaaaataacatgtgaCTGTAAAATAGAATTAAAAATAGAGACTGTTTAAATAAAGCCAGTTCACTTGTGTTAATtgactttctcctcctctctctctctctatatatcaCATCTTGAGACACGGTGTACATGTTTTACGGCGTTCATATTCTTCTCACCAGGCGAGAGAACGGTGCCTTCCTCAGCAGCAGATCGGAGCTCTTCTGGTACTTGCGGATTTCCATCAGGGCTCTGGTTCCTGGGCGAAACCTTCTCTTCCTGGGGGATGCAGGAACCAGCCCTGGAAAACAGAAGTTGTTCTGGTGAGTCTTTTGTACAAATAACAGCCTGAGGAAGAAACGGAGGACATTTTGTGGATGATAGAAACAAAATTATCTCTATATTTACTGCGAGCACAAACAGTACTTGCATTTTCAGTCttgtaaagtaaaagtatttataaaaagtgaagagttaggattgagccatggtggcttaGTGGTGCAGCGAGctgtctttcaactcgaaggctGTGTGTTCAATTCCTGCATCTGTTAGGCTATATGTCCTTGAGgaaagacacttaagcccatgttgcagcgtgtgaatgggtgaaaactgtagttaAAGCAGCTAATTAAGACTAGAAaatctctatataaatacagaccataataccaactcttcttcgtCTGGTTTTAATTGGTGGTaactagtgttgtagtcaagactttgaggggtcgagaccaagaccgttagcgtgttttcttttggaggtatttctgcacaaaaagtctttgtggttcaggtaaccacA
This Solea solea chromosome 19, fSolSol10.1, whole genome shotgun sequence DNA region includes the following protein-coding sequences:
- the dcp2 gene encoding m7GpppN-mRNA hydrolase isoform X1 encodes the protein METKRLEIPSDMLDDLCSRFILHIPSEERDNAIRVCFQIELAHWFYLDFCMQNNPGAPHCGIRDFAKAVFHHCPFLLPHGEDVQKVLEQWKEYKMGVPTYGAIILDESLENALLVQGYLAKSGWGFPKGKVNEDEAPHDCAVREVMEETGFDIKNRIGKDVYIEQKITDQVVRLYIIPRVSKDTKFNPKTRKEIRNIEWFPIEKLPCHRNDMTPKSKLGLAPNRFFMAIPFIRPLREWISKLKGESTDSDEDVVNTSITPGKPSDNTRSKSRRLTGTEVFFGNGWTKNTQQKSVAQLSQNEPNQHSISRSNGKKSQDSPYVKKGANDGGGNNLQVKNVLKDDKRFQPRKLQDSFDRDVSPRDCDQLSSSKAFLNFRFDRDAIMKCFDY
- the dcp2 gene encoding m7GpppN-mRNA hydrolase isoform X2, with the protein product METKRLEIPSDMLDDLCSRFILHIPSEERDNAIRVCFQIELAHWFYLDFCMQNNPGAPHCGIRDFAKAVFHHCPFLLPHGEDVQKVLEQWKEYKMGVPTYGAIILDESLENALLVQGYLAKSGWGFPKGKVNEDEAPHDCAVREVMEETGFDIKNRIGKDVYIEQKITDQVVRLYIIPRVSKDTKFNPKTRKEIRNIEWFPIEKLPCHRNDMTPKSKLGLAPNRFFMAIPFIRPLREWISKLKGESTDSDEDVVNTSITPGKPSDNTRSKSRRLTGTEVFFGNGWTKNTQQKSVAQLSQNEPNQHSISRSNGKKSQDSPYVKKGANDGGGNNLQVKNKDDKRFQPRKLQDSFDRDVSPRDCDQLSSSKAFLNFRFDRDAIMKCFDY
- the dcp2 gene encoding m7GpppN-mRNA hydrolase isoform X3 → METKRLEIPSDMLDDLCSRFILHIPSEERDNAIRVCFQIELAHWFYLDFCMQNNPGAPHCGIRDFAKAVFHHCPFLLPHGEDVQKVLEQWKEYKMGVPTYGAIILDESLENALLVQGYLAKSGWGFPKGKVNEDEAPHDCAVREVMEETGFDIKNRIGKDVYIEQKITDQVVRLYIIPRVSKDTKFNPKTRKEIRNIEWFPIEKLPCHRNDMTPKSKLGLAPNRFFMAIPFIRPLREWISKLKGESTDSDEDVVNTSITPGKPSDNTRSKSRRLTGTEVFFGNGWTKNTQQKSVAQLSQNEPNQHSISRSNGKKSQDSPYVKKGANDGGGNNLQKDDKRFQPRKLQDSFDRDVSPRDCDQLSSSKAFLNFRFDRDAIMKCFDY
- the LOC131446268 gene encoding histone H3-like centromeric protein A — encoded protein: MRHDSSSVRRKGKTPKRRPVAPAPAPTTPSGILRSPTRGSSSRLVPASPRKRRFRPGTRALMEIRKYQKSSDLLLRKAPFSRLVREVCQSFSRDTLRWHLNALLALQEAAEAFLVKLFADANLCAIHAKRVTLFPRDIQLARRIRGVDEL